Within Microbacterium proteolyticum, the genomic segment GCCCTCGCCCGCGATGACGCCCTCGAGCACCTGACGCGCGAGCTTGTCGGTCAGCGTGCCCGCGTCGACGAGCTGCTGCAGCGCGGCGACGTTCTCGGGGCTCACGAGCTCAGCGGGCTCGCGCTCCTCGGCGTTGGCGATGCGGCTGATCTCGCTCATCCACCACTTGCGTGCGGCGGCGGGCGACGCACCGGCGGCGACGGTGGCCTCGACCTCGTTGAGCAGCCCCGCGTTCACGACGCCCTGGAAGTCGATGTCCGCGAAGCCCCAATCGGCCTTGAGCCGACGACGGCGTGCGGCCGGCGGCTCGGGCAGCGCGGCGCGCAGCTCCTCGATCAGCTCCGGCGCCGGCACGACGGGGAGCAGGTCGGGCTCGGGGAAGTAACGGTAGTCGTCGGCATCCGACTTCGGACGCCCCGGCGACGTGCGCCCGGTGTCCTCGTGCCAGTGGCGCGTCTCCTGCGTGATCGTGCCGCCGGCGGCCAGGATCGCCGCCTGGCGCTGGATCTCGTACCGCACCGCGCGCTCGACCGACCGCATCGAGTTGACGTTCTTCGTCTCGGTGCGGGTGCCGAGCTTCTCCTGGCCGCGGGGGCGCAGCGACACGTTCGCGTCGCAGCGCAGGTTGCCGCGTTCGAGGCGCGCCTCGGAGATGCCGAGACCGCGGACGATGTCACGGATCGTCGCGACGTACGCCTTCGCGAGCGCCGGAGCCGAATGCTCGGCGCCGAAGATGGGCTTCGTCACGATCTCGACCAGCGGAACGCCGGCGCGGTTGTAGTCGACGAGCGAGTACTCGGCGCCCTGGATGCGCCCGGTCGCCCCACCCATGTGGGTGAGCTTTCCGGCGTCCTCCTCCATGTGCGCGCGCTCGATCGGCACGGTGACGATCGTGCCGTCCTCCAGCTCGACCTCGACCGATCCCTCGAAGGCGATGGGCTCGTCGTACTGCGAGATCTGATAGTTCTTGCCGAGGTCGGGGTAGAAGTAGTTCTTCCGCGCGAACCGGCTCGACGGCGCGATCGAGCAGCCGAGGGCGAGGCCCAGGCTGATCGACGATCGGATCGCCTCGGCGTTCACGACCGGGAGCGCGCCCGGCAGGCCCATGTCGACCGGCGCGACGAGCGTGTTCGGCTCGGCGCCGTGGTTCGCCTCGTTGGCGGGGTTGGGCGCGGCGGAGAACATCTTCGTCGCCGTGTTGAGCTCGACGTGGACCTCGAACCCGAGAACCGGCTCGAACAGTTCGAGCGCCTCGTCGAAGTCCATCAGCGCGTCCTTGGCCATCAGCGGGTCGCTCCGTTCGTGAGGGAGGGGGCACGGTCGAGAAGCGGACCGCCCCACTGGTCGACCAGCAGCGCTTCGAGCGCCGCGCCGACGCGGTACAGACGTGCGTCCTCACGGGCCGGGGCGAGGAACTGGATGCCGACCGGCAGACCGTCCTCCTCGGCCAGGCCGCTCGGGATCGAGATGCCCGGGACGCCGGCGAGGTTCGCCGGGATGGTCGTCACGTCGTTGAGGTACATCTGCAGCGGATCGTCGAGCTGCTCGCCCAGGCGGAACGCCGTGGTCGGCGCCGACGGGGTCGCGATCACGTCGACCTCGGCGAACGCGGCGTCGAAGTCCTGCTGGATGAGGGTCCGCACCTTCTGCGCACTGCCGTAGTAGGCGTCGTAGTACCCGGCCGACAGGGCGTACGTGCCGAGGATGATGCGGCGCTTGACCTCGGGACCGAACCCGGCGTCGCGCGTGGCGGCCATGACGTTCTCGACCGTCGGGGTGCCCTGCGGTGTGACCCGCAGACCGAAGCGGACCGAGTCGAACTTGGCCAGGTTGCTGGATGCCTCGGCCGGGAGGATCAGGTAGTACGCCGCCACGCCGTATTCGAAGTGCGGGGCGCTGATCTCGACGATCTCGGCGCCCTGAGCCTCCAGGGTGGCGAGAGCGGCACGGAACGAGTCGGACACGCCCTTCTGGAAGCCGCGGTCGTCGAGCTCGCGGATGACGCCGACCTTGAGGCCCTTCAGCACCCCACCGGTGGCGCCCTCGCGGGCCGCCGCAGCGAACGAGGGCCACGCGTCGGTGAGCGACGTGGAGTCGTGCGGGTCGTGGCCGGCGATGACGTCGTGCAGGAGTCCCGCGTCGAGCACGGTGCGCGTCACGGGACCGACCTGATCGAGGCTGGATGCCAGGGCGATCGCGCCGTAGCGGCTGACACCGCCGTACGTGGGCTTGACGCCGACGGTGCCGGTCACGTGCGCGGGCTGGCGGATCGAGCCGCCCGTGTCGGATCCGAGCGCGAGGGGGGCCTCGAATGCGGCCACGGCGGCGGCCGAACCGCCGCCCGAACCGCCGGGGATCCGGTCGAGGTCCCACGGGTTGTGCGTCGGACCGTACGCGGAGAACTCGGTCGACGAGCCCATGGCGAACTCGTCCATGTTCGTCTTGCCGAGCGGCACGAGTCCGGCGGCGCGCGAGCGAGCGACGACGGTGGCGTCGTAGGGCGACAGGTAGCCCTCGAGGATCTTGGATCCGCTCGTGGACGGCATGTCGGTCGTGACGAGCACGTCCTTCACCGCGAGCGGCACGCCCGCGAGCTCGTGCAGCTCCTCGCCCGCGGCGCGGCGGCGGTCGATGTCCGCCGCGACGTCGAGAGCATGGTCGCTGACGTGGAGGAAGGCGTGCACGTCGCCGTCGACGGCGGCGATGCGGTCGAGGTGCGCGCGCGTCGCCTCGACGCTCGACACCTCCTTCGACGCGAGGGCCGCGGCGAGGTCGGCGGCGCTCAGGCGCGTGAGGTCGCTCACTGCTCCTCCCCCAGGATCGCCGTCACGCGGAACCGGCCGTCGGCCTGGTCGGGTGCGTTCTGCAGCACCTGGTCGCGGGTCAGCTGCTGCTGCACGACGTCGGGGCGGAACACGTTCTGCAGCGGGATCGGGTGGCTCGTGGCGAAGACGTCGGGGGTTGCCACCTCGGACACCTTCGCGATGTTGTCGACGATGGCATCCAGCTGGCCGGTCAGGCTCTGGATCTCTTCGTCGCTCAACTCGATCCGAGCGAGCACACCGAGATGGCGCACGAGATCAGGGGTGATTTCAGACACCCGCCAAGTCTAGTTCGCGGGCACCGCGCGCCGAGACCGGCCCCGGCCTACGCTGGGACGGTGACGAGCTATGACCCGCCTCGCCCCTGGACCGCCAGCTATGCCGCCGGAGTGCCGGAGGACCTCGAACCTCAGACGGGTTCGCTCGTCGACATCCTCGACGCCTCCACGCGCGACTATCCCGACGCCCCGGCGTTGGAGTTCTTCGGTCGGACGACGTCGTACGCCGAGCTGTCGGCCGAGGTGAGCCGCGTCGCCGCGGCCCTCGCCGCGCACGGCGTGCGTGCCGGCGACCCCGTCGCGATCGTCCTGCCGAACTGTCCGCAGCACATCGTCGCGTTCTACGCGGTGCTGCGCCTGGGCGCGGTCGTCGTGGAGCACAACCCGCTCTACACCGCGCGGGAGCTCCGCAAGCAGTTCGAGGATCACGGCGCGAAGCACGCCATCGTGTGGAGCAAGGTCGTGAAGACCGTGCAGGACTTCCCCGCCGACCTTCGGGTGGACACCCTCGTGTCCGTCGACGTCACCCGGGCGATGCCGCTCCGCATGCGCGTGGCCCTGCGCCTCCCCGTCGCGAAGGCGCGGGAAGCGCGCGCGGCCCTGACCGAGAAGACGACGGATGCCGAGCCCTGGGCCCAGCTCCTCCGCCACGATCCGCTCCCCGCGTCACACCCCCGCCCGGCCACGGACGACCTCGCGATCATCCAGTACACCAGCGGCACGACCGGCACGCCCAAGGGCGCGATGCTCACCCACGCGAACCTCCTCGCCAACGCCGCGCAGGCCCGCGCGTGGGTGCCGTCGATCGTGCGCGGCGAGGGCTGCGTCGTCTACGCGGTCCTGCCGATGTTCCACGCGTACGGTCTGACGCTCTGCCTGACGTTCGCGATGTCGATGGGCGCGCGACTCGTGCTGTTCCCCAAGTTCGACCCCGACCTCGTCCTCGCCGTCACCAAGCGGCATCCCGCGACCTTCCTGCCCCTCGTGCCGCCGATCGCCGAGCGCCTGCTCGCCGCCGCCGAGGCGAAAGGCGTGTCGCTGGCCGGCACCGACATCGCGATCTCGGGCGCGATGGCCCTCCCGCATGAGCTGGTGGTCCCGTTCGAGAAGGCCACCGGCGGGTACCTCGTCGAGGGGTACGGCTTGAGCGAGTGCTCCCCCGTGCTCATGGCCAACCCCGTGGCCGAGAACCGCGTGCCGGGAACCGTCGGGCTCCCGCTGCCGGGCACCGAGTGCCGCGTCGTCGACCCCGACGACCCGCACACCGACGTCGAGCCGGGTGGCCGCGGAGAGCTCGTGGTCCGCGGGCCGCAGGTGTTCTCGGGCTATTACGGCAAGCCCGAGGCGACCGAAGAGGTCTTCGTCGACGGGTGGTTCCGCACGGGCGACATCGTCACGATCGACGAAGGCGGATTCGTCCGGATCGTCGACCGCATCAAGGAGCTCATCATCACGGGCGGCTTCAACGTCGCGCCGACCGAGGTCGAGAACGTCCTGCGACAGCACCCCTCGATCGCCGACGTCGCCGTGGTGGGGCTCCCGAGCGACCATTCGGGCGAAGACGTCGTCGCCGCCGTCGTCCCGTTCGCCGGGGCCGAGATCGACCCCGACGCGCTGCGCGACTTCGCCCGCGGCATCCTGACCCCCTACAAGGTGCCGCGCCGGATCGTGGTCGTCGACGAACTGCCGAAGTCGCTCATCGGCAAGGTCCTCCGGCGCCAGGTGAAGGAGCGTCTGCTCGCGGAGTGAGCGAACCCGCCGGCCTCTCCCCGGGATTCACCGACCGGAGCGGATGCCGGGCGCCTCGACTCAGCCCTCGGTCGCGGCGTCCGGAGCCGGAGGGAGCGCGTCCGGTCCCTGCTCGACGAGCACGCGGAACTGCGCGGCATCCAGAATCCGGATGCCGAGTTCTTCCGCCTTCGCCAACTTCGACCCCGCGCCCGGCCCCGCGGCGACGAAGTCGGTCTTCTTCGACACGCTCGAGGCCGCCTTGCCTCCCGCGGCGATGATCGCCTCCTGCGCCCCCTCGCGGGAGTATCCCTCGAGCGATCCCGTCGCGACCACGGTGAGACCGGTCAGGACGCCGCCGGCGGCGGCCGCGGCCCCCGGGCCGGGATGCCCGGGGATGGAGAAGCGGACACCCGCGGCTGCCCACCGATCGACGATGTCGCGGTGCCAGTCGACCTCGAACCAGTCGATGACGGCGTCGGCGATGATGCCGCCCACCCCCTCGACCGCGGCGAGTTCGTCGCGCGAGGCCGCGCGGATGGCATCCAACGACCCGAACCACTGCGCCAGGGCGCGCGCCGCCACCGGGCCGACGTGCCGGATGTTCAGGGAGACGAGAAGGCGCCAGAGGTCTTTCGACTTCGCCTTCTCGAGTTCGGCGACGAGCTTCACGGCCTGCTCCGAGGGCAGGACCTCGCGATAGTCCTTCCGGATGCCGCGGCGCCGACGCTCCGCGGGATCCAGGTCTTCGGAACCGGGCGGATACGTGGCAGGTCCGAGCTTCTGGAACGGCGCGCGCCGCACCTCGTCGCCGGTCTTCTCGTCGATCTTGCGCTCCCCCGTCTCGGCGTCGCGCACGACGACCTCGATCGGGACGAGCTGCTCGAGCGTCAGGTCGAACAGACCCGCCTCGGTGTCGAGCGGCGGCTCGGCGGGGACATCGGGCTGCGTCAACGCCGCCGCCGTCACCTCACCCAGCGCCTCGATGTCGAGCGCGCCCCGCGAACCGATGTGCTCCACGCGCCCACGGACCTGCGCGGGGCACGACCGCGCGTTGGGGCAGCGGAGATCGATGTCGCCCTCTTTGGCGGGGCGCAGCGGCGTGCCGCATTCCGGGCAGTCGGCCGGCATGACGAACGTGCGCTCGCTGCCGTCGCGCAACTCGACCACGGGGCCGAGGACCTCGGGGATCACGTCGCCGGCCTTGCGCAGCACCACGGTGTCGCCGATCAGGACGCCCTTGACCTTGACGACGTCCTGGTTGTGCAGGGTCGCCTGGCGCACGACGCTGCCCGCGACGCGCGCGGGTTCCATGACGGCGAAGGGCGTGGCGCGGCCGGTGCGCCCGACCGACACCACGATGTCGAGGAGCTTGGTGTTCACCTGCTCGGGCGGGTACTTGTACGCGATCGCCCAGCGCGGGGCGCGGCTCGTGGCACCGAGCTCGTCGTGCAGAGCGAGCTCGTCGACCTTCACGACGACGCCGTCGATCTCGTGCTCGACGTCGTGGCGGTGCTCGCCGTGATGCGCGACGAAGGCGAGCACGCCCTCGACGGTCGATTCGACGCGGCTGTAGGGCGACGTCGGAAGCCCCCACGACGCCAGGAGATCGTAGATCTCGCTCTGCGCGGCGACCGGCGGATCCGGCCACGCGCCGATGCCATGGACGTAGAGCGCGAGCGAGGCGATGCGGGCGAGTCCCGCCTCGAGCTCGAGCCCCGACTTCTTCTCGATCTGCTGGCGCAGCCCTCCGCTGGCGGCGTTGCGCGGGTTGGCGAACGCCGGGAACCGCCGCGCCGCCGCCTGCTCGGCCTTCTCGAGGTCGAACGCCTTCGCCCCGCCGCGGCGCGCGGCGGCGCGCTCCCGGGCCTCGGCCACGGCGCGCTCACGGTACTCGCCCTGCAGCCGGTTGAGGTTCTCGAAGGCCGCGACGGGGATGAAGACCTCGCCCCGCACCTCGACCAGCGCGGGGTGGCCGTCTCCGGTGAGTTCGCGCGGGATCCCGGCGACCCGCAGCGCGTTCTCGGTCACGATCTCGCCCACGCGCCCGTCGCCACGGGTCGCGGCCGAGGTGAGCACCCCGTTCTCGTAGCGCAGGCTGATCGCCAGTCCGTCGATCTTGAGTTCCGTCAGCCAGTTCACCGGCCGCCCGGCGGAGGCCTCGGTCTTGACGGCCCAGTCGCGCAGCTCCTCCGGCGAGAAGACGTTGTCGAGGCTCAGCATCCGCTCGGCGTGCTCGATCGTCACGAGGTCGGTGGCCTCTGCCGCACCCACGGACAGGGTCGGGCTGTCCTGCCCCTGCAGCTCGGGGTACAGGCGCTCGATGGCCTCGAGACGATGCATCCACCCGTCGTAGGTCGCGTCGTCGACGAGCTCGGCATCCCGCCCGTAATACGCGTCGCGCGCATGGACGATCCGCTCGGTCAGATCGGCCGCTTCGGTGCGCGCTTCGTCGAGGGTGAGGTCGGGAAGCTGGTCGTGCTCGGTCACCCGTCCAGCTTAGGCAGGGCCACCGACACCGCCCGGGGCTTGCCCGGGGTCCGCGCGCGACGGGAGGAGATTCGGCGAGCGGCGGACGGATGCCACAATCCCGGTCCGCCCGCCCCGGAATCCCCTCCCGGGGCCGGGGTCGCCGCGCGCCCGGGCCTAGGCTCCGACGGGAACCGCCGACACCGTCCGGGCGATCGTGAACTGACCGATCACGCGGGTGCCGTCGTAGAGCACGGCGGTCTGCCCCGGTGCCACGCCGTCGAAGGGCTCCTCGGGGCGCACGGTGAGCGCTCCTCCGTCGAGCACGGCGGTGGCGGGCACGGGATCGGCGTGGGCGCGGATCTGCACGTGGCACGCGAAGGTCGCCGCGGAGGGGGCGCGTCCCGCCCAGGAGAAGCGATCGCCCGAGATCTCGGCGCAGGCGAGGGCCTCTTTCGGTCCCACCACGACCGTGTTGTTCACGGGACGCACTTCGAGGACGAAGCGCGGCTTGCCGTCGGCGGCGGGGACGCCCAGCTGCAGTCCGCGGCGCTGGCCCACGGTGAAGGCGTGCGCTCCCTCGTGCGTGCCGACGACCGCACCGGAGCGGTCGAGGATCTCGCCCTTCTCCGCGCCCACGCGGTCGGCGAGCCACCCTCGCGTGTCGCCGTCGGGGATGAAGCAGATGTCGTGGCTGTCGGGCTTCTGCGCGACGGACAGTCCGCGCTCCTCCGCCTCGGCGCGGACGACCGCCTTGGACGGTGTCGACCCGAGCGGGAAGTACGTGTGCGCGAGCTGCGCCTCCGTCAGGACGCCGAGGACGTACGACTGGTCCTTCGCGGCATCCGAGGCCCGGTGGAGCTCCCGCCCGTCGGGCGTGTCGACGAGCGTGGCGTAGTGGCCCGTGCACACGGCGTCGAAGCCGAGTTCGACGGCGCGCTCGAGGAGAGCGGCGAACTTGATCTTCTCGTTGCACCGCATGCAGGGGTTGGGCGTGCGGCCGGCGCGGTACTCCGACACGAAGTCCTCGATCACGTCGTCGCGGAAGCGCTCCGAGAAGTCCCACACGTAGAACGGGATGCCGAGCTTGTCCGCCGCGCGACGGGCGTCCATGGCGTCCTCGATCGTGCAACAGCCGCGGCTCCCGGCGCGGAGCGTCCCGCCCGCGCGCGACAGTGCCAGGTGCACGCCGACGACGTCGTGCCCCGCCTCGACCGCGCGCGCCGCGGCCACCGCGGAGTCGACGCCACCGCTCATCGCCGCCAGAACTCGCATCGTCCCAGTCTACGAACCGCCCGCTGAACGGGCGCCGGATGCCACGGCCCGCTCGTACGCGGACGGCAGCGCCGCGAGCACGGCATCCACGTCGTCCTCGGTCGACGTGCGCCCGAGGGTCAGACGAAGGACCGACCGGGCGGCACGGTCGTCGAGCCCGAGGGCGAGTACGACGTGCGAGGGTTCGGCGACGCCCGCCTGACACGCCGAGCCCGTGGACACCGAGATCCCCGCCATGTCGAGGAGGAACAGCAGCGTCTCCCCCGCCGCACCCGGGAAGAGCACGTGCGCGTTGCCGGGGAGCCGGTCATCGGGATCCCCGAGCAGTCGCGCGGTCGGGATCGCCCCGAGGATGCCGTGGACCAGGCGACGACGCAGGCCCTCGAGTCGCACGGTCTCCCGTTCGCGCTCGGTCTCGGCCGCGATCGCGGCGGCGGCGAAGGCGGCCGCCCCGGCGGCATCCTGCGTGCCGGCGCGCAGTCCGCGCTGCTGACCGCCCCCGTGCTGCAGCGGCGTCAGCCGGGCGTGCCGAGAGACGACCGCCGCGCCGACGCCCACGGGTCCGCCGACCTTGTGCGCCGAGACGGACAGGGCGACCAGGCCACCGGGGCCGTCTCCGGCGCCGCGCCAGCCCGAGAAGTCGACGTCGACCTGGCCGAGCGCCGACACCGCGTCCAGATGCAGGGGAACGCCGGCCTCGGCGGAGGCACGGGCGAGGCCGGCGGCATCCTGCACCGTTCCGACCTCGTTGTTGGCCACGAGCGCGGTGGCCAGGGCCGCGTGCGGAAGCTCCGCGGCGAACGCGGCGACGGGGATCCGGCCGAGCGCGTCGAGCCCCACCGGGCGCACCCGCGCCTCGGCGGAACGCGTCAACCACGCGACCGTGTCCAGCGTCGCGTGGTGTTCGCCGTCGGGGAGCACGATCGCGTCGGTCGACGGCTCCCGCGACCACCACAGACCCTTCAGGGCCAGGTTCGTCGCCTCGGTGCCGCCGGAGGTCAGCACGACCTCGATGGGCTGGCATCCCAGCACCTCGGCGAGACGCTCGCGCGCGTCTTCGAGGAGGCGCCGGGCGGCCTGACCGGCGCCGTGGATCGACGACGGATTGCCCAGCACCTCGTGCGCGGCCAGCCACGCGTCGCGAGCTTCGGGCCGCAGCGGGGTGGTCGCGGCATGGTCGAGATAGACCGGCATTCACCCTCCCCGGTGTCTCGTGCGCGTCCTTCACTACCCTAGGACGCATGGTCCCACCCGAAGCGGCCCTGTCGCCCCGCCCTGCCCTCCTCGCCTCGTCCTTCGACGACCTCGGCGTGCGGCTCGGCCCCGACGGAGGAAGACTGCGTGTCTGGTCCGGGAACGCCGATGCGATGCACCTCGTCGTCTTCGACGACGTCGACCTCGACTGGGCCGTCGAGACGCTGCCGATGACGGCGACGGGCGACGGCGTGTTCGAGGCGACGACGCCGCTTCTGCGGCCCGGCGCCCGCTACGCGGTGCGCGCCGGCGGACCCCACGGTCCCGGCAACACCTTCAACCCCGAGACGCTCCTCCTCGACCCGTACGCGCGAGGCCTGGTGTCGGGGAACTACGGCGACTGGCGCGGCGTCGTCGTCGAGGGCGGGTTCGACTGGGGCGGCGTGGCCAAGCCCCGCGTCCCGATGGACCGCACCGTGATCTACGAGGGACACGTGAAGGGGCTCACCAAGCGGCATCCGCTGGTTCCGCCCGCCCTGCACGGCACCTACGCGGGCCTGGCCCACCCGGCGATGATCGAGCACTTCCTCTCGCTCGGCGTCACGAGCATCGAGCTGCTCCCCGTGCACGCCTT encodes:
- the gatA gene encoding Asp-tRNA(Asn)/Glu-tRNA(Gln) amidotransferase subunit GatA gives rise to the protein MSDLTRLSAADLAAALASKEVSSVEATRAHLDRIAAVDGDVHAFLHVSDHALDVAADIDRRRAAGEELHELAGVPLAVKDVLVTTDMPSTSGSKILEGYLSPYDATVVARSRAAGLVPLGKTNMDEFAMGSSTEFSAYGPTHNPWDLDRIPGGSGGGSAAAVAAFEAPLALGSDTGGSIRQPAHVTGTVGVKPTYGGVSRYGAIALASSLDQVGPVTRTVLDAGLLHDVIAGHDPHDSTSLTDAWPSFAAAAREGATGGVLKGLKVGVIRELDDRGFQKGVSDSFRAALATLEAQGAEIVEISAPHFEYGVAAYYLILPAEASSNLAKFDSVRFGLRVTPQGTPTVENVMAATRDAGFGPEVKRRIILGTYALSAGYYDAYYGSAQKVRTLIQQDFDAAFAEVDVIATPSAPTTAFRLGEQLDDPLQMYLNDVTTIPANLAGVPGISIPSGLAEEDGLPVGIQFLAPAREDARLYRVGAALEALLVDQWGGPLLDRAPSLTNGATR
- the ligA gene encoding NAD-dependent DNA ligase LigA → MTEHDQLPDLTLDEARTEAADLTERIVHARDAYYGRDAELVDDATYDGWMHRLEAIERLYPELQGQDSPTLSVGAAEATDLVTIEHAERMLSLDNVFSPEELRDWAVKTEASAGRPVNWLTELKIDGLAISLRYENGVLTSAATRGDGRVGEIVTENALRVAGIPRELTGDGHPALVEVRGEVFIPVAAFENLNRLQGEYRERAVAEARERAAARRGGAKAFDLEKAEQAAARRFPAFANPRNAASGGLRQQIEKKSGLELEAGLARIASLALYVHGIGAWPDPPVAAQSEIYDLLASWGLPTSPYSRVESTVEGVLAFVAHHGEHRHDVEHEIDGVVVKVDELALHDELGATSRAPRWAIAYKYPPEQVNTKLLDIVVSVGRTGRATPFAVMEPARVAGSVVRQATLHNQDVVKVKGVLIGDTVVLRKAGDVIPEVLGPVVELRDGSERTFVMPADCPECGTPLRPAKEGDIDLRCPNARSCPAQVRGRVEHIGSRGALDIEALGEVTAAALTQPDVPAEPPLDTEAGLFDLTLEQLVPIEVVVRDAETGERKIDEKTGDEVRRAPFQKLGPATYPPGSEDLDPAERRRRGIRKDYREVLPSEQAVKLVAELEKAKSKDLWRLLVSLNIRHVGPVAARALAQWFGSLDAIRAASRDELAAVEGVGGIIADAVIDWFEVDWHRDIVDRWAAAGVRFSIPGHPGPGAAAAAGGVLTGLTVVATGSLEGYSREGAQEAIIAAGGKAASSVSKKTDFVAAGPGAGSKLAKAEELGIRILDAAQFRVLVEQGPDALPPAPDAATEG
- a CDS encoding cysteine desulfurase family protein, producing MPVYLDHAATTPLRPEARDAWLAAHEVLGNPSSIHGAGQAARRLLEDARERLAEVLGCQPIEVVLTSGGTEATNLALKGLWWSREPSTDAIVLPDGEHHATLDTVAWLTRSAEARVRPVGLDALGRIPVAAFAAELPHAALATALVANNEVGTVQDAAGLARASAEAGVPLHLDAVSALGQVDVDFSGWRGAGDGPGGLVALSVSAHKVGGPVGVGAAVVSRHARLTPLQHGGGQQRGLRAGTQDAAGAAAFAAAAIAAETERERETVRLEGLRRRLVHGILGAIPTARLLGDPDDRLPGNAHVLFPGAAGETLLFLLDMAGISVSTGSACQAGVAEPSHVVLALGLDDRAARSVLRLTLGRTSTEDDVDAVLAALPSAYERAVASGARSAGGS
- the gatC gene encoding Asp-tRNA(Asn)/Glu-tRNA(Gln) amidotransferase subunit GatC; this translates as MSEITPDLVRHLGVLARIELSDEEIQSLTGQLDAIVDNIAKVSEVATPDVFATSHPIPLQNVFRPDVVQQQLTRDQVLQNAPDQADGRFRVTAILGEEQ
- the mnmA gene encoding tRNA 2-thiouridine(34) synthase MnmA translates to MRVLAAMSGGVDSAVAAARAVEAGHDVVGVHLALSRAGGTLRAGSRGCCTIEDAMDARRAADKLGIPFYVWDFSERFRDDVIEDFVSEYRAGRTPNPCMRCNEKIKFAALLERAVELGFDAVCTGHYATLVDTPDGRELHRASDAAKDQSYVLGVLTEAQLAHTYFPLGSTPSKAVVRAEAEERGLSVAQKPDSHDICFIPDGDTRGWLADRVGAEKGEILDRSGAVVGTHEGAHAFTVGQRRGLQLGVPAADGKPRFVLEVRPVNNTVVVGPKEALACAEISGDRFSWAGRAPSAATFACHVQIRAHADPVPATAVLDGGALTVRPEEPFDGVAPGQTAVLYDGTRVIGQFTIARTVSAVPVGA
- a CDS encoding long-chain-fatty-acid--CoA ligase, with amino-acid sequence MTSYDPPRPWTASYAAGVPEDLEPQTGSLVDILDASTRDYPDAPALEFFGRTTSYAELSAEVSRVAAALAAHGVRAGDPVAIVLPNCPQHIVAFYAVLRLGAVVVEHNPLYTARELRKQFEDHGAKHAIVWSKVVKTVQDFPADLRVDTLVSVDVTRAMPLRMRVALRLPVAKAREARAALTEKTTDAEPWAQLLRHDPLPASHPRPATDDLAIIQYTSGTTGTPKGAMLTHANLLANAAQARAWVPSIVRGEGCVVYAVLPMFHAYGLTLCLTFAMSMGARLVLFPKFDPDLVLAVTKRHPATFLPLVPPIAERLLAAAEAKGVSLAGTDIAISGAMALPHELVVPFEKATGGYLVEGYGLSECSPVLMANPVAENRVPGTVGLPLPGTECRVVDPDDPHTDVEPGGRGELVVRGPQVFSGYYGKPEATEEVFVDGWFRTGDIVTIDEGGFVRIVDRIKELIITGGFNVAPTEVENVLRQHPSIADVAVVGLPSDHSGEDVVAAVVPFAGAEIDPDALRDFARGILTPYKVPRRIVVVDELPKSLIGKVLRRQVKERLLAE
- the gatB gene encoding Asp-tRNA(Asn)/Glu-tRNA(Gln) amidotransferase subunit GatB — encoded protein: MAKDALMDFDEALELFEPVLGFEVHVELNTATKMFSAAPNPANEANHGAEPNTLVAPVDMGLPGALPVVNAEAIRSSISLGLALGCSIAPSSRFARKNYFYPDLGKNYQISQYDEPIAFEGSVEVELEDGTIVTVPIERAHMEEDAGKLTHMGGATGRIQGAEYSLVDYNRAGVPLVEIVTKPIFGAEHSAPALAKAYVATIRDIVRGLGISEARLERGNLRCDANVSLRPRGQEKLGTRTETKNVNSMRSVERAVRYEIQRQAAILAAGGTITQETRHWHEDTGRTSPGRPKSDADDYRYFPEPDLLPVVPAPELIEELRAALPEPPAARRRRLKADWGFADIDFQGVVNAGLLNEVEATVAAGASPAAARKWWMSEISRIANAEEREPAELVSPENVAALQQLVDAGTLTDKLARQVLEGVIAGEGTPQEVVDARGLAVVSDDGALIAAIDEALAAQPDVLAKIRDGKVQAAGAVIGAVMKAMKGQADAARVRELVLERAAAQ